The following proteins are encoded in a genomic region of bacterium:
- a CDS encoding benzoate-CoA ligase family protein, translating into MNALRAMRGVRPRNGRIIGGPPITARPSGIPLRGRAAAGLPEGDDRGIRETDRAMSVSLEIPDAFNVTTAFVDHNLEAGRGDAVAIHAGDRRISYGELAAQINRAGNALRGLGVRPEERVFMLLLDSPEFVYVFWGAMRAGAVPVPTNTALRPHDYAYMLRDSRARTLVVSADLVPVVGPVLEQAPDLRHVVVAGRMAAGAAAAGPPAAAHAGGHAPAWHALDDLLSASSDRLAPAPTHRDEPAFWLWSSGSTGAPKGTVHLHHDMLWCAELYGRRVLGIGPGDVCLSVAKLYFAYGLGNAGYFPMRAGASAVLHPGRFDPAAYFGLIERYRPTLFFGVPTAYAAMLAARGHESLGAVRRCVSAGEPLPAAIFTRWRERFGVEILDGIGSTEACHIYISNRPGRARPGSSGEVVPGYEVRIVDEGDRDLPDGAIGDLLVNGESVAAYYWNKHAQSRRAFAGEWFRSGDKYHRDGDGYYWYCGRTDDMLKVGGQWVSPAEVEATLMEHPAVLECGVVGCADADELVKPYAFVVLKTDSAASDALGREIQAFVRDKIAAFKYPRWLEFVPELPKTATGKIQRFRLRERVAKTAASASP; encoded by the coding sequence ATGAACGCGCTGCGGGCGATGCGCGGTGTGCGTCCGCGGAACGGCAGGATCATCGGGGGACCTCCCATCACGGCGCGGCCTTCGGGGATTCCGCTTCGCGGGCGGGCCGCGGCCGGCCTGCCCGAAGGAGACGATCGCGGCATCCGCGAAACCGACCGCGCGATGTCCGTTTCGCTCGAGATCCCCGACGCGTTCAACGTCACGACCGCGTTCGTCGATCACAACCTCGAGGCGGGCCGTGGCGATGCGGTCGCGATCCACGCGGGCGACCGCCGGATTTCGTACGGCGAGCTGGCCGCGCAGATCAACCGGGCCGGCAACGCGCTGCGCGGGCTCGGCGTGCGTCCCGAGGAGCGCGTGTTCATGCTCCTGCTCGATTCTCCGGAATTCGTCTACGTGTTCTGGGGCGCGATGCGGGCCGGCGCGGTGCCCGTTCCGACGAACACCGCGCTGCGCCCCCACGACTACGCGTACATGCTGCGCGACAGCCGCGCGCGGACGCTCGTCGTGAGCGCCGATCTCGTGCCCGTCGTCGGCCCCGTGCTCGAGCAAGCGCCCGACCTCCGCCACGTCGTGGTCGCGGGCCGCATGGCGGCGGGCGCCGCGGCGGCCGGGCCCCCGGCAGCCGCACACGCCGGCGGGCATGCCCCGGCGTGGCACGCGCTCGACGACCTGCTGTCCGCGTCCAGCGACCGGCTGGCGCCCGCCCCGACGCACCGCGACGAGCCGGCGTTTTGGCTGTGGAGCAGCGGCAGCACCGGCGCGCCGAAGGGGACCGTGCACCTCCATCACGACATGCTCTGGTGCGCCGAACTGTACGGGCGCCGGGTCCTCGGCATCGGGCCCGGCGACGTCTGCCTGTCGGTCGCGAAGCTCTACTTCGCCTACGGGCTCGGGAACGCGGGGTACTTTCCGATGCGGGCCGGTGCGTCCGCCGTGCTGCACCCCGGCCGCTTCGATCCGGCGGCGTATTTCGGGCTGATCGAGCGGTACCGTCCGACCCTCTTCTTCGGCGTCCCGACCGCCTACGCCGCGATGCTCGCGGCCCGCGGTCACGAGTCGCTCGGCGCCGTGCGGCGGTGCGTCTCGGCCGGCGAGCCGCTGCCCGCGGCGATCTTCACCCGGTGGCGGGAGCGGTTCGGCGTGGAGATCCTCGACGGCATCGGGTCGACCGAAGCGTGTCACATCTACATCAGCAACCGGCCGGGCCGCGCGCGGCCCGGCAGCAGCGGGGAGGTCGTGCCCGGCTACGAGGTCCGGATCGTCGACGAGGGCGACCGCGACCTGCCCGACGGAGCAATCGGCGACCTGCTCGTCAACGGCGAGAGCGTCGCCGCCTACTATTGGAACAAGCACGCGCAGAGCCGGCGCGCTTTCGCGGGCGAGTGGTTCCGCAGCGGCGACAAATACCACCGCGACGGCGACGGGTACTATTGGTACTGCGGCCGCACCGACGACATGCTGAAGGTCGGCGGCCAGTGGGTCTCGCCGGCCGAAGTCGAAGCCACCCTGATGGAACATCCCGCGGTGCTCGAGTGCGGCGTCGTCGGCTGCGCGGATGCGGACGAGCTGGTCAAGCCCTACGCGTTCGTCGTTCTCAAGACGGACTCCGCGGCGTCCGACGCGCTCGGACGCGAGATTCAGGCGTTCGTGCGCGACAAGATCGCGGCGTTCAAATATCCGCGGTGGCTCGAGTTCGTGCCGGAGCTTCCGAAGACGGCAACCGGCAAGATCCAGCGGTTCCGGCTGCGCGAGCGCGTGGCGAAGACGGCCGCTTCCGCGTCACCGTAG
- a CDS encoding enoyl-CoA hydratase/isomerase family protein, with translation MGEMISLDREGGVGVISLHRAPANAYNPQFADELRTAVDGARDDSAIRAVVVRSTLPKFFCAGADVKWFASSTLDEKILFITHMHEVLRRVETTPKVFIAAIAGHCLGGGMEIALACDLRFAAAGGFGLGQPEIALGIIPGNGGTQRLPRLIGKSRALDLMVTGRSVNPDEALGLGLVDRVVPAEELFKKAAEYADGLARGAGVAIGLVKLTVNRGLEMSLDDGLAYEREALFRAFISEDGVEGVRAFSEKRPAEFKGR, from the coding sequence ATGGGAGAGATGATCAGCCTGGACCGCGAGGGCGGCGTTGGGGTGATCTCGCTCCACCGCGCGCCGGCCAACGCCTACAACCCGCAGTTCGCCGACGAGCTGAGGACCGCCGTCGACGGCGCGCGCGACGATTCCGCGATCCGGGCGGTCGTCGTGCGGAGCACCCTGCCGAAGTTCTTCTGCGCCGGGGCGGACGTGAAGTGGTTTGCGTCCTCGACCCTCGACGAGAAGATCCTGTTCATCACGCACATGCACGAGGTGCTGCGGCGCGTCGAGACGACCCCGAAGGTGTTCATCGCCGCGATCGCCGGCCACTGCCTCGGCGGCGGCATGGAGATCGCACTGGCGTGCGACCTGCGGTTCGCCGCGGCGGGCGGCTTCGGTCTCGGCCAGCCCGAGATCGCGCTCGGCATCATCCCCGGCAACGGCGGCACGCAGCGGCTGCCGCGGTTGATCGGGAAGAGCCGCGCCCTCGACCTGATGGTCACGGGACGCTCCGTCAATCCAGACGAGGCGCTCGGGCTCGGGCTCGTCGACCGGGTAGTCCCGGCGGAGGAGCTGTTCAAGAAAGCGGCCGAGTACGCGGACGGTTTGGCGCGGGGCGCGGGCGTCGCGATCGGCCTCGTCAAGCTGACCGTGAATCGCGGCCTCGAGATGTCCCTCGACGACGGACTCGCCTACGAGCGCGAGGCGCTGTTCCGGGCGTTCATCAGCGAAGACGGCGTCGAAGGCGTGCGCGCGTTCTCCGAGAAGCGGCCGGCGGAGTTTAAGGGGCGCTAG
- a CDS encoding GNAT family N-acetyltransferase encodes MNVIRYPAPRAFLDAVEPFLLRDEATHNLLLGVPSRMIVQASAGAAAPDVYLAAAVDHGEPAAAAMVTPPYRLVLSQASHPAAISALARDVATLRPSPPGVQGPDPVAARFAVAWEQLTGQQSRLALRERIHRLDAVRPLPAAPGRLRSAASDDRPVLLEWLRAFGAEAFGNDTRPPGEAERVLETRLATPGEGFVLWEDGGPRCVAGYGGPTRHGVKVGPVYTPPEHRGRGYGTSCVAALSQRLLDGGRRFCMLFTDLANEASNRIYGRIGYEPVCDVVEYRFVKDAQTA; translated from the coding sequence ATGAACGTCATCCGTTACCCGGCGCCGCGGGCCTTCCTCGACGCCGTCGAGCCGTTTCTGCTCCGCGACGAAGCGACGCACAACCTCTTGCTCGGCGTTCCGTCGCGGATGATCGTGCAGGCGAGCGCCGGCGCAGCCGCACCCGACGTGTATTTGGCGGCGGCCGTCGACCACGGCGAGCCCGCCGCCGCCGCCATGGTCACGCCGCCCTACCGGCTCGTCCTCTCCCAGGCCTCTCATCCCGCCGCGATTTCCGCGTTGGCGCGCGATGTGGCGACGCTGCGCCCCTCGCCGCCCGGGGTGCAGGGGCCGGATCCGGTCGCGGCCCGGTTCGCAGTCGCCTGGGAACAGCTCACCGGCCAACAAAGCCGCCTGGCGCTCCGCGAGCGGATCCATCGCCTGGACGCCGTCCGTCCACTGCCCGCCGCGCCGGGCCGGCTCAGGTCCGCGGCGTCGGACGATCGGCCGGTTCTGCTCGAGTGGCTGCGCGCCTTCGGCGCAGAAGCCTTCGGCAACGACACCCGGCCGCCGGGGGAGGCCGAGCGGGTGCTCGAGACGCGCCTCGCAACCCCGGGCGAAGGGTTTGTGCTGTGGGAGGACGGCGGGCCGCGCTGCGTCGCCGGCTACGGGGGGCCGACCCGTCACGGCGTCAAGGTCGGGCCCGTGTACACGCCCCCGGAACATCGCGGCCGCGGGTACGGCACGTCGTGCGTCGCGGCGTTGAGCCAGAGGCTGCTCGACGGCGGCCGGCGGTTCTGCATGCTCTTCACCGACCTCGCCAACGAAGCGTCCAACCGTATCTACGGGCGCATCGGCTACGAACCGGTCTGTGACGTCGTCGAGTATCGATTCGTCAAAGATGCGCAAACGGCGTGA
- a CDS encoding PaaX family transcriptional regulator C-terminal domain-containing protein: MASRARNRERPGVAGRAQTASARSLLVTIWGDTVRPRGGEIGAAPLIRLMAPLGVSARAVRAALSRMTRRGWLRRRRAGRRAFYALTAGGALRLEQGVRRVYRTGAEPWDGRWRLFTYVIPEERRAARDRLRRELLWLGLAPLSRSTWVTTRDLAGVLRRLSEARGLDGAVALFEGRNLGPAGDRALVERCWDLDAIAARYRRFIATTRPRAAALRRRAAAGTISDGACFAEKIRLVDEYRKFLFVDPGLPDRLLPSRRPDREAAALFRRTYGLLAPRADRFVARMMNGADTRR; encoded by the coding sequence ATGGCCAGCCGCGCGCGGAATCGCGAACGCCCGGGCGTCGCCGGCCGCGCGCAGACGGCGAGCGCCCGCTCCCTGCTCGTGACGATCTGGGGCGACACCGTCCGTCCGCGGGGCGGCGAGATCGGCGCCGCCCCGCTGATCCGCCTGATGGCACCGCTCGGCGTCTCCGCGCGCGCGGTGCGCGCCGCGCTGTCCCGCATGACGCGCCGCGGCTGGCTGCGCCGCCGCCGGGCGGGCCGGCGGGCCTTCTACGCGCTGACCGCCGGCGGCGCGCTCCGGCTCGAGCAGGGCGTTCGCCGCGTGTACCGGACCGGCGCCGAGCCGTGGGACGGCCGCTGGCGCCTCTTCACTTACGTCATCCCGGAAGAACGGCGGGCCGCCCGCGACCGGCTTCGGCGGGAGCTCCTCTGGCTCGGCCTCGCCCCGCTCTCCCGCAGCACCTGGGTGACCACGCGCGACCTCGCCGGCGTGCTCCGACGGTTGAGCGAGGCGCGCGGGCTCGACGGTGCCGTGGCGTTGTTCGAGGGACGAAACCTCGGGCCGGCCGGAGACCGGGCGCTCGTCGAACGGTGCTGGGATCTCGACGCGATCGCCGCCCGCTATCGCCGGTTCATCGCGACGACGCGGCCGCGCGCGGCCGCGCTCCGGCGGCGGGCCGCGGCCGGCACGATCTCCGACGGCGCCTGCTTCGCCGAAAAGATCCGGCTGGTCGACGAATACCGCAAGTTTCTGTTCGTCGATCCCGGACTGCCCGACCGGCTGCTGCCCTCGCGGCGTCCCGACCGCGAAGCGGCGGCGCTGTTCCGCCGGACCTACGGCCTGCTCGCCCCGCGGGCCGACCGGTTCGTGGCGCGCATGATGAACGGCGCGGACACGCGCCGATGA
- a CDS encoding Phenylacetic acid catabolic protein — MAAPTDAQLVERIQQGHIIETPDEMSEDYRRTLIHILTISADTEMISAPSYYTAAKDSPSMNNLISALAIIQDELSHAHIGYRILQDLGVDTEALIYDRAPTAFKHPYAFDVPLRSWVELIVANAFYDRAGFVLLGDVYRNCSYGPWRRALAKVDKEENFHLRHGENGMRRLAAGGQRDEVQKAIDWMFPMTVEWFGLPDNLKTHGRQIAYKLKGSTNDQLRQQWLGTAVPLCESLGFTVPAHRDAAAGTYALDYPLPVDFDEGERRWLMDRPITWDEVLVRWKRRGPGNGMFVDMLQRGRKQMKALAGVH, encoded by the coding sequence ATGGCGGCGCCGACCGATGCGCAGCTCGTCGAACGCATCCAGCAGGGCCACATCATCGAGACCCCCGACGAGATGAGCGAAGACTACCGTCGCACGCTCATCCACATTCTCACCATCTCCGCCGATACGGAGATGATCAGCGCGCCGAGCTATTACACGGCGGCGAAGGACTCGCCGTCGATGAACAACCTGATCTCCGCGCTGGCGATCATCCAGGACGAGTTGAGCCACGCCCACATCGGATACCGGATTCTGCAGGACCTCGGCGTGGACACGGAAGCCCTGATCTACGATCGCGCGCCGACCGCCTTCAAGCATCCGTACGCCTTCGACGTGCCGCTGCGGTCGTGGGTCGAGCTGATCGTCGCGAACGCCTTCTACGACCGCGCCGGCTTCGTGCTGCTCGGCGACGTGTACCGCAACTGCAGCTACGGGCCCTGGCGGCGGGCGCTCGCGAAGGTCGACAAAGAAGAAAACTTCCACCTCCGCCACGGCGAGAACGGGATGCGCCGCCTCGCCGCCGGTGGGCAGCGGGACGAGGTCCAGAAGGCGATCGACTGGATGTTCCCGATGACGGTCGAGTGGTTCGGGCTGCCGGACAACCTGAAGACGCACGGCCGGCAGATCGCCTACAAGCTCAAGGGCAGCACGAACGACCAGCTCCGCCAGCAGTGGCTGGGTACCGCGGTGCCGCTCTGCGAGAGCCTCGGGTTCACGGTGCCGGCCCACCGCGACGCGGCGGCGGGGACGTACGCCCTCGACTATCCGCTGCCGGTCGACTTCGACGAGGGCGAGCGGCGCTGGCTGATGGACCGGCCGATCACCTGGGACGAGGTGCTCGTCCGGTGGAAGCGGCGAGGGCCGGGCAACGGGATGTTCGTCGACATGCTGCAGCGCGGCCGGAAACAGATGAAGGCGCTCGCGGGCGTTCACTGA
- a CDS encoding metal-sulfur cluster assembly factor — MAANPGAAGGSGAAVTPEQVFAALRDVADPEWPVSIVDMGLVCGVAVEDGVVRVTLTFTSTACPCMDMIMDDARERLRRLPGVRDVAFTTTWDPVWTKHRLSEAARRQFRRWGVAV; from the coding sequence ATGGCGGCGAACCCGGGCGCGGCCGGCGGTTCCGGCGCGGCGGTCACGCCCGAGCAGGTGTTCGCGGCGCTGCGGGACGTCGCCGATCCCGAGTGGCCGGTGAGCATCGTCGACATGGGCCTCGTCTGCGGGGTCGCCGTCGAGGACGGCGTTGTGCGCGTCACGCTCACCTTCACTTCGACCGCGTGTCCGTGCATGGACATGATCATGGACGACGCGCGCGAACGGCTGCGCCGGCTGCCGGGCGTGCGGGACGTCGCCTTCACGACCACCTGGGATCCGGTCTGGACGAAGCACCGGCTGAGCGAGGCGGCGCGGCGGCAGTTCCGCCGTTGGGGCGTTGCGGTCTGA
- a CDS encoding Phenylacetic acid catabolic protein: MSTPLLDRPSALPAGCVAPLVDLVTALADNKHALGLRYAEWCSSGPTIEAGVAATAMAQDELGHARVLYGLLEELPGAPRRSEHEWSAADARTVALVERPFPSWPHLIVANLTLDRALATVLEAALDSRYLPLRQRARKIIDEERYHAIHGRSWLAQLAAEGPEVRAQLAAALREVWDDAVCWFGPAGGGALRALVDAGVLADAGDALRARFLGQLAPALADAGVPASVRGRDGRWEPSPPLPWSRWDERGRRVRR; this comes from the coding sequence GTGAGCACGCCCCTGCTCGACCGGCCGTCCGCGCTGCCGGCCGGGTGCGTTGCGCCGCTCGTCGACCTGGTCACCGCGCTTGCGGACAACAAGCACGCGCTCGGCCTCAGGTACGCCGAGTGGTGCAGCAGCGGGCCGACGATCGAGGCCGGCGTCGCGGCGACCGCGATGGCGCAGGACGAGCTGGGCCACGCGCGGGTGCTGTACGGGCTGCTCGAGGAGCTGCCCGGCGCGCCGCGCCGCTCGGAGCACGAATGGTCCGCCGCCGACGCCCGGACGGTCGCCCTGGTCGAACGGCCGTTTCCGAGCTGGCCGCATCTCATCGTCGCGAACTTGACACTGGACCGGGCGCTCGCGACCGTCCTCGAGGCGGCGCTCGACTCCCGCTACCTGCCGCTGCGCCAGCGGGCGCGGAAGATCATCGACGAAGAGCGGTATCACGCCATCCACGGCCGGAGCTGGCTTGCGCAGCTTGCCGCCGAAGGCCCCGAGGTGCGGGCGCAGCTCGCCGCGGCGCTCCGCGAGGTCTGGGACGACGCGGTGTGCTGGTTCGGGCCCGCCGGGGGCGGGGCGCTGCGTGCGCTTGTGGACGCGGGCGTGCTCGCCGACGCCGGCGACGCGCTGCGCGCGCGGTTCCTCGGACAGCTGGCCCCCGCGCTGGCGGACGCCGGCGTGCCGGCGTCCGTGCGCGGCAGGGACGGCCGCTGGGAGCCGTCCCCGCCGCTCCCGTGGAGCCGGTGGGACGAGCGCGGCCGGAGGGTCCGCCGATGA
- a CDS encoding CoA-transferase, translating into MAKVMALRDAVSQYVRDGAVIAMGTGLESCIPFAAGHEIIRQGRRELTLVGPISDILFDQLIGAGCVGRVIAAWVGNVGSGIAYNFRRAVEEQIPRPLAIEDHSNMTVALALDAAGRGVPFLPSRTALGSDIARGHGRLRETTCPFTGERLLAVAALEPDLAILHVPRCDADGYAHLWGNLGVTLEAARAARHVLLTCEELVDEDVIRSDPNRTLIPGFLVAAVSVVPAGSHPSPTQGYVNRDDRFYDEYHAETKTRDGFLGWLERMVTGVPDHQAYLARLGAARVEGLRPRSPRPAAPANYGL; encoded by the coding sequence GTGGCCAAGGTGATGGCCCTTCGCGATGCCGTGTCGCAGTACGTCCGCGACGGCGCGGTCATCGCGATGGGCACGGGCCTCGAGTCGTGCATTCCGTTTGCCGCGGGGCACGAGATCATTCGCCAGGGCCGGCGCGAGCTGACGCTGGTCGGCCCGATCTCCGACATCCTGTTCGACCAGCTCATCGGCGCGGGCTGCGTCGGGCGCGTGATCGCGGCCTGGGTAGGCAACGTCGGGTCCGGAATCGCCTACAACTTCCGGCGCGCGGTGGAAGAGCAGATCCCGCGACCGCTCGCGATCGAAGATCATTCCAATATGACCGTCGCGCTGGCGCTCGACGCGGCGGGCCGCGGCGTGCCGTTTCTGCCGTCGCGGACGGCGCTCGGAAGCGACATCGCGCGCGGCCACGGCCGCCTGCGCGAGACGACCTGCCCGTTCACCGGCGAGCGCCTGCTCGCAGTCGCGGCGCTCGAGCCGGACCTCGCGATTCTGCACGTGCCGCGCTGCGATGCGGACGGCTACGCGCATCTGTGGGGCAACCTCGGCGTCACGCTGGAAGCGGCGCGCGCGGCCCGGCACGTCCTGCTCACATGCGAGGAGCTGGTGGACGAAGACGTCATCCGCAGCGATCCCAACCGCACCTTGATTCCCGGCTTCCTCGTCGCCGCCGTGTCGGTCGTGCCGGCCGGCTCGCATCCGTCCCCGACCCAGGGCTACGTCAACCGCGACGACCGGTTCTACGACGAGTACCACGCGGAGACGAAGACGCGCGACGGATTTCTCGGCTGGCTCGAGCGCATGGTCACCGGCGTCCCGGATCACCAGGCGTATCTCGCGCGGCTCGGTGCCGCGCGCGTGGAGGGTTTGCGGCCGCGGAGCCCGCGTCCCGCCGCGCCTGCGAATTACGGGCTGTGA
- a CDS encoding CoA-transferase — protein MTRAETPAATRRQIMVVAAARQIRDGEIVFVGMRLPLLGFALAKATHAPRAIGLFENGVIRDTPPAGALITMGDPSNIAGAAMCTTLLDVMGHLQRGRVDLGFLGGAQVDRFGNLNTTWVEEGGRRVRLPGSGGAADIAALSRRTVVIMQHERRRFPERVGYLTSPGYGTGGAWRREVGLVRGGPARVITNLAVLGFDPESGEMVLESVHPGVAVDEVRAHTGWDLRVPARPAITAEPSAAELAALRRFDPDGEWTG, from the coding sequence GTGACGCGGGCGGAGACGCCGGCCGCCACGCGCCGGCAGATCATGGTCGTCGCCGCGGCCCGGCAGATCCGCGACGGGGAGATCGTCTTCGTCGGGATGCGCCTGCCGCTCTTGGGCTTCGCGCTCGCCAAGGCGACCCACGCCCCGCGGGCGATCGGCCTGTTCGAAAACGGCGTCATCCGCGACACGCCGCCCGCGGGCGCGCTCATCACGATGGGTGATCCGTCCAACATCGCCGGCGCGGCGATGTGCACGACGCTGCTCGACGTGATGGGCCACCTGCAGCGCGGCCGCGTGGACCTCGGCTTCCTCGGCGGCGCCCAGGTCGATCGATTCGGCAACCTGAACACCACTTGGGTGGAAGAGGGCGGGCGGCGCGTGCGCCTGCCCGGCAGCGGCGGCGCCGCGGACATCGCCGCGCTCTCGCGGCGAACCGTGGTAATCATGCAGCACGAGCGGCGGCGGTTCCCGGAGCGCGTCGGCTACCTGACCTCGCCGGGATACGGCACCGGCGGGGCGTGGCGGCGGGAGGTCGGGCTCGTCCGGGGCGGGCCGGCGCGCGTAATCACCAACCTGGCGGTGCTCGGGTTCGACCCGGAATCGGGCGAGATGGTGCTGGAAAGCGTGCACCCGGGGGTCGCGGTCGACGAGGTGCGGGCGCACACGGGCTGGGATCTTCGCGTCCCCGCGCGGCCGGCGATTACGGCCGAGCCGAGCGCGGCGGAACTCGCGGCCCTGCGGCGGTTCGATCCGGACGGTGAGTGGACAGGATAG
- a CDS encoding aldehyde dehydrogenase family protein produces the protein MATAQQTATYKNFIGGEWRDSEGGVFDVRSPANGELLYRAQRSTVKDAHAAIEAARRAFESTAWREDTALRTAAITKFSEAVRARHQDLATQLTRESGKPFPISRGEALRLAETTSYYAGLTRWIFGRSQIPQPNSISMIMREPVGVVAIIVPWNAPLALLARAIAPALAAGNAVVVKPASYTAGSTVELGRIIEGIEEFPKGVVDIVTGPGDPVGAELARHDDVDMVSFTGDTSTGREIMRLAAGNLKKVSLELGGKSPTIVFADSNFDRAIRGAINAASFYNAGQICIAGTRVLVEESVHDEFVSRIKEMVPKLKVGPGWEKGVEVGPVISESQLEKVTGFIETGKKEARLVVGGRRLTDGELAKGYFMAPTVFDEMSPDAKIAQEEIFGPVMGITTFKDLDDAIRIANNTRYGLVAAVWTRDINKAMKIATRVRAGSIWINTFGKMYQSTEMGGFKQSGVGRQYGLEGLFEYTELKHVNIQIEK, from the coding sequence ATGGCGACGGCTCAACAGACGGCGACCTACAAGAACTTCATCGGCGGCGAATGGCGCGACTCGGAAGGCGGTGTCTTCGACGTCCGCAGTCCCGCCAACGGCGAGCTGCTCTACCGGGCGCAGCGCTCAACCGTCAAGGACGCGCACGCGGCGATCGAGGCGGCGCGGCGCGCTTTCGAATCGACGGCGTGGCGCGAGGATACCGCGTTGCGCACGGCGGCCATCACCAAGTTCTCGGAGGCGGTCCGCGCGCGCCATCAGGATCTCGCCACACAGCTGACGCGCGAGAGCGGCAAGCCGTTCCCGATCAGCCGCGGCGAGGCGCTCCGGCTCGCCGAGACGACGAGCTACTACGCGGGGCTGACGCGGTGGATCTTCGGCCGCTCCCAGATTCCGCAGCCGAACAGCATCAGCATGATCATGCGCGAACCGGTCGGCGTGGTCGCGATCATCGTGCCCTGGAACGCCCCGCTCGCGCTGCTGGCCCGCGCGATCGCGCCGGCGCTCGCCGCCGGTAACGCCGTCGTCGTGAAGCCCGCGAGCTACACCGCGGGGTCGACCGTGGAGCTCGGCCGCATCATCGAGGGAATCGAAGAGTTTCCGAAGGGCGTCGTCGACATCGTCACCGGGCCCGGCGATCCGGTCGGCGCGGAGCTGGCCCGGCACGACGACGTGGACATGGTCTCGTTTACCGGCGATACCTCCACCGGCCGTGAGATCATGCGGCTCGCCGCCGGCAACCTCAAGAAAGTGTCGCTCGAACTCGGCGGCAAGTCGCCGACCATCGTCTTTGCCGATTCCAACTTCGACCGCGCGATCCGGGGCGCGATCAACGCGGCGTCGTTCTACAACGCCGGCCAGATCTGCATCGCCGGCACGCGCGTGCTCGTGGAAGAGAGCGTGCACGACGAGTTCGTGTCGCGCATCAAGGAGATGGTGCCGAAGCTGAAGGTCGGGCCCGGCTGGGAGAAGGGCGTCGAGGTCGGGCCGGTCATCTCCGAGTCACAGCTGGAAAAGGTCACGGGCTTCATCGAAACCGGCAAGAAGGAGGCGCGTCTCGTCGTCGGGGGCCGGCGCCTCACGGACGGGGAGCTCGCCAAAGGCTACTTCATGGCGCCGACGGTGTTCGACGAGATGTCGCCGGACGCGAAGATCGCCCAAGAGGAGATCTTCGGTCCCGTCATGGGGATCACGACGTTCAAGGACCTGGACGACGCGATCCGGATCGCCAACAACACCCGCTACGGGCTGGTGGCCGCCGTGTGGACGCGCGACATCAATAAGGCGATGAAGATCGCGACGCGCGTGCGGGCCGGCTCCATCTGGATTAACACCTTCGGCAAGATGTATCAGTCTACCGAGATGGGCGGCTTCAAGCAGTCCGGAGTGGGCCGGCAGTACGGCCTCGAAGGGCTTTTCGAATACACGGAGCTGAAACACGTAAACATTCAGATCGAGAAGTAG